A single Pagrus major chromosome 19, Pma_NU_1.0 DNA region contains:
- the myl12.1 gene encoding myosin, light chain 12, genome duplicate 1: MSSKRAKGKTTKKRPQRATSNVFAMFDQSQIQEFKEAFNMIDQNRDGFVDKEDLHDMLASLGKNPTDEYLEAMMMEAPGPINFTMFLTMFGEKLNGTDPEDVIRNAFACFDEEGTGFIQEDYLRELLTTMGDRFTDEEVDELFREAPIDKKSNFNYVEFTRILKHGAKDKDD, from the exons ATGTCGAGCAAAAGGGCTAAGGGAAAGACCACAAAGAAGCGCCCTCAGCGCGCCACCTCCAATGTCTTTGCCATGTTTGACCAGTCTCAGATCCAGGAGTTCAAAGAGGCCTTCAACATGATTGACCAGAACCGTGATGGGTTTGTGGACAAGGAGGATCTTCACGACATGCTCGCCTCACTGG GGAAAAATCCAACTGATGAGTACCTGGAGGCCATGATGATGGAAGCTCCTGGACCCATTAATTTCACTATGTTCCTCACCATGTTTGGAGAGAAGCTCAATGGCACAGACCCAGAGGATGTGATCAGAAACGCATTTGCTTGCTTTGATGAGGAGGGGACAG GTTTCATCCAGGAAGATTACCTCAGAGAGCTACTCACAACAATGGGCGACCGGTTTACAGACGAGGAGGTGGACGAGCTCTTCAGGGAGGCACCCATTGACAAGAAAAGCAACTTCAACTATGTGGAGTTCACACGCATCCTAAAGCACGGTGCCAAGGATAAGGACGATTAA
- the fastkd3 gene encoding FAST kinase domain-containing protein 3, mitochondrial, translating into MALKLIQRLTLIGQFGGHRGVCSTRLLSTVSVGQPLCAGCLCTSAGCCVRRQGCRTLQQDSGRRSLTTITREPSFLGSSSVGLHRDSGLGFRITQVHGPTAAEEEDFKQRLDSCSSSRQVFSLLRSLGIMSDTMAAAALHRVADLEQVGNSLKDPTVLEKDTIRSLCLQLEQDSRRLTDAGLVSVLLACTRLFLDPWSVLMVRLVSESQERLDRGQMTVGQLCTLGQAMLAMEGPGCVMLEQVMEQIQKQEPSQWSLEDLTAAYRLLQGGVVQDGKYRDLLNAMHTHAVTVTSRMNPAAVSGLLGALVVLNQTQVMPLVINLCKQAVRHVPHFTDEELTVVLGGLMHFGHSDHFFVEAMEKYVPTMTFTSHPETVTKVAQFFGRRNILSPTVFDAVAESFVYRADDYSTSQVARQIMALGKLGYLPPNAGEVFRKVESTLRSRFPHFQPRTVLNLLHSCTLVERFPVNFVSKVFSSFFLQQLQDQGTGIDRIVLAQLTQLYMTLKLECPFYEGPKLLRKYRVKSFLMSGRSLETPVDAHLYNTVKTGLVDLLGSRSYFGSKVLTPYCYTLDVEIKLDEGGYVLPASQNDDVYKRIALCIDGQKRFTTKKRQLLGKEAIKQRHLRLLGYEVVQIPFYEFEKLKNKTSVVEYLHQKIFPHTFRLSW; encoded by the exons ATGGCTCTGAAGCTGATCCAGAGACTAACCCTGATCGGGCAGTTTGGTGGTCATCGTGGAGTCTGCTCCACCAGGCTCCTGAGCACCGTCAGTGTGGGTCAGCCTCTATGTGCTGGCTGCCTGTGTACCTCAGCTGGATGCTGCGTCCGGAGACAGGGCTGCAGGACACTCCAGCAGGACTCTGGTAGAAGGAGCCTGACCACCATCACCAGGGAGCCGTCCTTCCTCGGCAGCAGCTCTGTTGGCCTCCACAGAGATTCGGGACTTGGGTTCCGGATCACCCAGGTGCACGGACCCAcagctgctgaggaggaggatttcAAGCAGCGACTAGATAGCTGCTCCTCATCCCGGCAGGTGTTCAGTCTTCTGCGCTCATTAGGGATCATGTCTGACACCatggctgcagcagcactgcacCGTGTGGCTGACCTGGAGCAGGTGGGCAACTCCCTGAAGGATCCTACAGTGCTGGAGAAAGACACCATCAGATCCCTGTGCCTCCAGCTGGAGCAGGACTCCAGGCGGCTGACAGATGCCGGGCTGGTGTCAGTTCTCCTGGCTTGCACGCGCCTCTTCTTGGATCCTTGGAGCGTGCTGATGGTGCGGCTGGTGTCTGAAAGCCAGGAGAGGTTGGACAGAGGGCAGATGACTGTGGGGCAGCTGTGCACTCTGGGGCAAGCGATGCTGGCTATGGAGGGTCCTGGCTGTGTGATGCTGGAGCAGGTGATGGAGCAAATCCAGAAGCAGGAGCCGTCACAGTGGAGCCTAGAAGATCTAACCGCTGCTTATAGACTTCTGCAAGGTGGTGTGGTTCAGGATGGGAAGTACCGGGACCTCCTGAACGCCATGCACACCCACGCTGTGACAGTCACCTCCCGCATGAACCCCGCAGCCGTCAGCGGGCTTCTTGGTGCTCTCGTGGTCCTGAATCAGACGCAGGTCATGCCTCTTGTGATCAATCTGTGCAAGCAAGCTGTGAGGCATGTTCCTCACTTCACTGATGAGGAGCTCACAGTTGTGCTCGGCGGCCTTATGCACTTTGGTCACAGCGATCATTTCTTTGTGGAGGCGATGGAGAAGTACGTACCAACAATGACCTTCACCTCCCACCCAGAGACGGTGACCAAGGTGGCTCAGTTCTTTGGCCGGAGGAACATCCTCTCCCCGACTGTCTTTGACGCTGTCGCTGAGAGCTTCGTGTACCGAGCAGACGACTACAGCACCAGCCAGGTGGCCCGGCAGATCATGGCTCTGGGAAAGCTCGGCTACCTTCCTCCCAACGCCGGCGAGGTATTCAGGAAAGTTGAGTCCACCCTGCGATCGCGCTTTCCACACTTCCAGCCTCGAACGGTGCTCAACCTGCTCCACTCCTGCACCCTGGTGGAGAGGTTCCCCGTTAACTTTGTCTCCAAAGTGTTCAGCAGTTTCTTCCTCCAGCAGTTGCAAG ATCAGGGCACAGGGATTGACCGGATCGTCCTGGCACAGCTGACCCAGCTCTACATGACTTTGAAGTTGGAGTGTCCTTTCTATGAG GGTCCCAAACTCCTTCGCAAGTACCGCGTCAAGTCTTTCCTCATGTCCGGACGCTCTCTGGAGACACCGGTCGACGCACATCTGTACAACACTGTCAAAACCGGGCTGGTGGATTTGCTCGGGTCTCGTTCATACTTTGGATCCAAAGTTCTGACACCGTACTGCTACACActtg ATGTGGAGATAAAACTGGACGAAGGGGGATACGTGCTGCCTGCCAGTCAGAATGATGACGTATACAAAAG GATAGCTCTTTGTATTGACGGACAGAAGAGGTTCACTACAAAAAAGAGGCAGCTACTTGGAAAAGAGGCCATCAAGCAGCGACACCTGAGGCTTCTGGGATATGAAGTTGTTCAG ATTCCTTTCTATGAgtttgaaaaactgaaaaacaagacCAGTGTGGTGGAGTATCTGCACCAGAAAATCTTCCCTCACACTTTCAGGCTGAGCTGGTGA
- the chmp5b gene encoding charged multivesicular body protein 5 has product MNRIFGSGKPKAPPPNLSDCIGNVDSRAESIDKKIARLDAELGKYKEQMKKMRDGPSKNMVKQKAMRVLKQKRMYEGQRDNLMQQSFNMEQANYTIQNLKDTKTTVDAMKTGLKDMKKAYKNVNIDKIENIQDQLEDMMEDANDIQESLSRSYGTPDIDEDDLEAELDALGDEFLMDDDSSYLDEASTAPSIPEGLPGDKSTNRDGVLVDEFGLPQIPAT; this is encoded by the exons ATGAACCGCATATTCGGCTCCGGAAAGCCCAAAGCTCCCCCTCCGAACCTTTCGGACTGCATAGGAAAT GTTGATTCTCGGGCAGAGTCCATCGACAAGAAGATCGCCAGACTAGATGCTGAACTCGGAAAATACAAGGAACAAATGAAGAAGATGAGAGACGGGCCGTCGAAG AACATGGTCAAGCAAAAGGCTATGAGAGTTCTGAAGCAGAAGAGAAT GTATGAGGGCCAGAGAGACAACCTCATGCAGCAGTCGTTCAACATGGAACAAGCCAACTACACAATCCAAAACCTTAAAGACACTAAAACCACA GTTGATGCCATGAAGACCGGCCTCAAAGACATGAAGAAAGCATACAAGAACGTGAACATTGATAAGATTGAG AATATCCAAGATCAGCTGGAGGACATGATGGAGGATGCCAATGATATCCAGGAGTCGCTGAGCAGAAGCTACGGCACCCCTGACATTGATGAAGACGACTTGGAAGCGG AGCTGGATGCTTTGGGAGATGAGTTCCTCATGGATGATGACAGCTCCTACCTGGATGAGGCTTCAACAGCTCCTTCCATCCCAGAGGGCCTGCCTGGAGACAAGTCGACCAACAGG gatgGTGTTCTGGTGGACGAGTTCGGCCTTCCTCAGATTCCTGCTACATAA